The Halotia branconii CENA392 region CAAAAGCTGAACAATAGCCCAGCCAGAAGCAACTAATAGTAAAAAGCGGACTAGTGCCAAATTATTCAACCGATTCCAAATATTCTTGGCTTTGAAGCCGCTCATATTACATTTCAAAAAGGTAGATAAGTACTATGTGATTTTTAGGCACAAAGTTTTACTGAATTGCTAAAGTAAGTTGATCTTCAACTTTATAGAAGGCAAGTGGCGATCGCTACCCCCCTAAAGCATATTTCCTTATCGCCCTAAGTCGTGCATATCATTAATTACTGTTGTACATTTTTGTGTTACCGCTTCCAGTTCCTCTTTATTTGTCGAACTAGGAGTAGTAATCACATTGCCAATTCTGATAGTAAGAGGAACTGCACGGGGTATTGCCGAACCTTTTGCTAAAATTTTCTCAGTTCCCCATACACTCACTGGTAACAAAGGTGCTTGTGCCTTAGCTGCCAACAATGCTGCGCCTCTTTTAGGGTCTGTAACTCTACCATCTGGGGTACGAGTACCTTGTAAGAAAACACCTACAGCCCAACCATTATGGAGATATTCTAGAGCTGAACGAATGGCAGTGCGATCGGCGCTTCCCCTACTGACTGGGTAAGCGCCATATAGTTTAATTGCTTGTGCTAAAACTGGGATTTCAAATAACTCTTCTTTGGCCATGTATGCCACTGGCCGCCCTACACAATTAGAGACAATCGGTGGGTCAAAGTAACTAGCATGATTACTCACTACTACTAGTGGTTGAGATTGGGGTACATTTTCCACCCCATAAATCTTTCCCCGGAAGTAAGCATGAAGCGTAGGGCTGACAACCGACCATTTAAAGGCGTGGTAAAGTGCCAGACTAATAAACGGTTCGCGGTTTCTACTCACAGAAAATAATTTAATAAAACTGAATTTAGCATAAGCGATCGCCAGCACTTTTAATCAAATAAGCTCTCTACTGTATATGAATCAAAAGAAGCCTCAATGAGGCTCCTTTTTCAAAAACTGGGAATGAAGTTTTACCTACTTCACAGTTACTTTACCACCAGCTTCTTCGATGCGTTTCTTCGCATCTTCAGCGGCATCCTTGGGAAGAGCTTCTTTAACTGACTTGGGTGCAGCTTCCACCAAATCTTTTGCTTCTTTGAGACCTAAACCAGTGATTTCCCGGACAATCTTCAGTACAGCAATCTTTTTATCAGCAGGAACTGATTCTAAAATCACATCAAATTCGGTCTTTTCTTCTACTGGTTCAGCAGCCGCAGCACCGCCACCACCAGGAGCCATCATCATCATGCCACCAGCAGGTGCAGCAGCACTCACGCCAAAAGCTTCTTCAATTTGTTTAACTAATTCAGATGCTTCCAACAAAGACAAAGTTTTCAATTGTTCTAAAATTTGATCGGTTGCAGCAGACATTGATATAACTCCTGTAATGTGATTTTTTTTGTCAATTTATGGTCAGTTTCACTTCAAGATAAAATCTTGGCTTGGCAAATTTATTCAGCAACAGTTTCAGTAGCACTTTCAGCACTACCATCTTGTTCTTTGTCAGCCTTAGCCTGTAAGGCACGAGCCAGCGAACCGGGAACTTCGTTGATACCCACAGCAATCTTCGTAGCCAAAGCATTGATAGCTCCGGCAATTTGAGCGATGAGCTGTTCCTTGGATGGCAAATCTCCTAGAGCTTTGACATCTGTTTCTTTGAGCAGTCGGCCTTCCATAACGCCGCCGCGAAGTTCTGTCTTCTTGGTGGCTTTCTGGAAATCTTGGTAAGCCTTAATTGCAGACGAGAAATCCTCTTTAACTAACAAAAAGGCAGAAGCACCTTGCAGCAATTCCGACATCGGCTGCCATTTTTCCTCACCTTCAATAGCAATGCCCATTAAGGTGTTTTTAGTCACTTTGCAAACAGCACCACTAGGACGCAGTCGCTGCCTTAAGTCAGTGATTTGAGAAACTGTTAGCCCCTGATAGTCAATGACCAGTGCCAAAGTTGACTCATTCAAAGTTTCTTTGAGGTCAGCAACTATCTCTTTTTTACTTTCTAACGTTCTACCCATATTCGTTTCACCTCCAAGGGCAAAATCATCGATTTTCCCTACTTAATACGTTTTGTTCTGACCACCTTAAAACAACAAACCCCAGCTATTTTAGCCGGGGTTTAGCAGCAATACTCTTTACTGACTCACATTTATACCTTAAAGGTAGTAGGCAATTAGAGCGTTAACCTAGGCAGGAAATTAAGCTAATAATTAGCACCTGCTGTCTCCGGCTTTATTTATTTTGTTTTGTTAGTTGTCAGTTGTCAGTTGTCAGTTGTTTTTTATTTGCCACTGACCATTGACAACTGACTAGTGACTAAAGTTAAGCTGCTTCGGTCAGTTTCAAATCCCGTAGGGCGCTGACATCGATACTAATCGATGGTCCCATAGTGGCAGACACATATACTGTGCGCCAATAACGACCTTTAGCTCCTGAAGGACGGTTACGGTCAATTGTTTCTTGCAACGCCTTCAAGTTGATTAACAAATCTTCAGGCGAGAAGGATACTTTCCCAAACATAACATGGACAATACCAGTCCGATCAGCTCGAAATTCTAATTTACCAGCTTTAAATTCTGCGATCGCACTTGCTACGTCAAATGTTACCGTTCCACCTTTGGGCGATGGCATCAAACCACGAGGACCTAATAACTTACCGAGCTTCGCTACCTGCGGCATGACATCCGGTGTGGCAATCAACTTATCGAAATCCATCATCCCTTGTTGAATTTCGTTAATCAATTCTTCTGAACCAGCTAAATCCGCACCAGCATTGCTTGCTTCTGTAACTTTTTCACCCCTAGCGATTACCGCTACCCGGACGGCTTGTCCTGTACCTTTGGGCAGCGCTACCGTTGTCCGTAACTGTTGGTCTGTATATTTAGGATCAATCCCTAGCCGGATATGTGCTTCAGCGGCTTCGGGAAATTTGGCTGTTGCAGTCTCTTTGAGAAGGTTTAAAGCTTCTAAAGGTGCATAATCCCTGTCTTCTATTTTTTCTTGCAGCGCTTGCAAACGGCGCGATATTTTTTTTGCCATTTTTTCTCCTGGGGTAATTCCGAAGCTTGGCCTCTCCCCCGATAAATTTTTTTTGTCAGTGGTCAGTTGTCAGTTGTCAGTTGTCAGTTGTTTC contains the following coding sequences:
- the rplJ gene encoding 50S ribosomal protein L10, which gives rise to MGRTLESKKEIVADLKETLNESTLALVIDYQGLTVSQITDLRQRLRPSGAVCKVTKNTLMGIAIEGEEKWQPMSELLQGASAFLLVKEDFSSAIKAYQDFQKATKKTELRGGVMEGRLLKETDVKALGDLPSKEQLIAQIAGAINALATKIAVGINEVPGSLARALQAKADKEQDGSAESATETVAE
- the rplA gene encoding 50S ribosomal protein L1, whose amino-acid sequence is MAKKISRRLQALQEKIEDRDYAPLEALNLLKETATAKFPEAAEAHIRLGIDPKYTDQQLRTTVALPKGTGQAVRVAVIARGEKVTEASNAGADLAGSEELINEIQQGMMDFDKLIATPDVMPQVAKLGKLLGPRGLMPSPKGGTVTFDVASAIAEFKAGKLEFRADRTGIVHVMFGKVSFSPEDLLINLKALQETIDRNRPSGAKGRYWRTVYVSATMGPSISIDVSALRDLKLTEAA
- a CDS encoding lysophospholipid acyltransferase family protein, encoding MSRNREPFISLALYHAFKWSVVSPTLHAYFRGKIYGVENVPQSQPLVVVSNHASYFDPPIVSNCVGRPVAYMAKEELFEIPVLAQAIKLYGAYPVSRGSADRTAIRSALEYLHNGWAVGVFLQGTRTPDGRVTDPKRGAALLAAKAQAPLLPVSVWGTEKILAKGSAIPRAVPLTIRIGNVITTPSSTNKEELEAVTQKCTTVINDMHDLGR
- the rplL gene encoding 50S ribosomal protein L7/L12: MSAATDQILEQLKTLSLLEASELVKQIEEAFGVSAAAPAGGMMMMAPGGGGAAAAEPVEEKTEFDVILESVPADKKIAVLKIVREITGLGLKEAKDLVEAAPKSVKEALPKDAAEDAKKRIEEAGGKVTVK